The nucleotide window ATGCGCGCTCTAAGTAGCGCAACCCGATGTGCGTGTTCATTGAACAACGCTAATCCATGTGTGTGTTCATTTGAGCAGCGCAAATCCGTGTGCGCACTACCCTGTATGAATTAGGTTACATGAGTCGAGCTTTAAACCCAAGCGCTAGAACGTCGCGTCTATAAAGTCAGGACTAAAGACTGTTTTGGATTTGTATGTCTGCTGACCCATCGCATTTTGCGCCAGCGCGGTTGGCATCAGTGTTATTGATTTCAAGTGCCGGAATTCAAAGGTGCGGTATTCAAAGGTGCGGAATTCGTGAATCGAAATTTCAATGTCCAAGATATTTCTCCATTGTAAGTTGTCCGAGTTTTTCAATAGCAGCGCGCTGATTGCATGAGCGACAAAAAAGTCTCAGGTTTTCAAGGGAGTCATTTCCACCCAAAGCTTTTGGCAATTTGTGATCGATTTCTAAAGCATACATAGAATTACAGTTTTGACATTGCCCGTTTGCCATTCTCCAAACCTGTCTTTTGATGTGCGCTTTTGATAGAGGTTTGTTTGGTTTGATTTGCGACTGAATTGCTATATCCAGTGATGGTGTCGTTTGGGGCGTGGATGCTTTTACCTTTGTACTCCGACTTTGTTCTGCCGCTTTCCGCGCTGGCGCGGTAGATTTATCAAGTTTTTCTAATCCGATGTCACAGAGTTGATCGAAGAGTTCGGCTAAACTTACATTGGGATTTTTATGAGCGTTAAGGCCTTTGAGTTTTTGAATCTTTTTTAATATTTTATCAGTAACAGTAAATGAAATTTCAACTTGGTCAGCAGATACTTGTCGAATTCTTTCTGTGGGTTTATGAGAAATTGTAGAAACCGAAAACATTATTTTCTGCGCTTCCTTTTTGGTGGTCTTCTCAAATTTTTTCAAAAGTGCGATTTTCTTTTCTCTAGAATATAGTTTTTGAGTTGATT belongs to Oligoflexia bacterium and includes:
- a CDS encoding HNH endonuclease; this translates as MNPKTNLKLLSDETLLRNTKNLVRDEREMLSNILLHLKEIQRRRLFSKEKCGSMYEYAMKELLYTEDQAYRRVQAMELLKEIPEIEEKINDGSLSLTHMGMAQSLLAREEKSTQKLYSREKKIALLKKFEKTTKKEAQKIMFSVSTISHKPTERIRQVSADQVEISFTVTDKILKKIQKLKGLNAHKNPNVSLAELFDQLCDIGLEKLDKSTAPARKAAEQSRSTKVKASTPQTTPSLDIAIQSQIKPNKPLSKAHIKRQVWRMANGQCQNCNSMYALEIDHKLPKALGGNDSLENLRLFCRSCNQRAAIEKLGQLTMEKYLGH